The following proteins are encoded in a genomic region of Haloarcula marina:
- a CDS encoding pterin cluster protein has protein sequence MSGTTQTAAERTQTTVEVHCTGHVRGVVGEPYVEFTFEGTTLRAFLDAFCARYDVADLLIAETESDAATTGWAPELESLPGTWEKNPEGDQTRCYARVTVDGQFNECLAGLDTELDGGERIGLLYPFIFCC, from the coding sequence ATGAGTGGGACGACTCAAACGGCCGCCGAGCGAACGCAGACGACCGTCGAGGTGCACTGCACGGGCCACGTCAGGGGCGTGGTCGGAGAACCGTACGTCGAATTCACCTTCGAAGGCACGACGCTCAGAGCGTTCCTCGACGCGTTCTGTGCGCGCTACGACGTCGCCGACCTCCTCATCGCCGAGACTGAGTCCGACGCCGCGACGACGGGGTGGGCCCCGGAACTGGAGTCGCTACCCGGGACGTGGGAGAAGAACCCCGAGGGTGACCAGACCCGCTGTTACGCCCGCGTCACCGTCGACGGGCAGTTCAACGAGTGTCTGGCCGGCCTCGACACCGAACTCGACGGCGGCGAGCGAATCGGCCTCCTGTACCCGTTCATCTTCTGCTGTTAG
- a CDS encoding ubiquitin-like small modifier protein 1, protein MEIELRFFANFRAAVGQKILHREFDDDARAGDILRSLPEEFPEMDLFESDDELRQYLTILRNGQDIEHLDGLETTLEDGDELSVFPPVAGG, encoded by the coding sequence ATGGAAATCGAGTTGCGCTTCTTCGCGAACTTCCGTGCGGCCGTCGGGCAGAAGATTCTCCACCGGGAGTTCGACGACGACGCGCGGGCGGGCGACATCCTGCGGTCGCTGCCCGAGGAATTCCCCGAGATGGACCTCTTCGAGTCCGACGACGAACTACGGCAGTACCTGACCATCCTGCGCAACGGGCAGGACATCGAGCATCTGGACGGACTGGAGACGACGCTCGAAGACGGCGACGAACTCAGCGTGTTCCCGCCCGTCGCTGGCGGCTAA
- a CDS encoding PINc/VapC family ATPase — translation MEIVPDTSVVIDGRVSAQIAADAAPEGEADGMGFAGATVIVPEAVVGELEAQANDGRDTGWEGLEELQRLVDLADEGTVDLEYVGRRPDAVEKRDAGEGEIDALIRDVAQNRGATLVTSDDVQAEVARAKGLKVEYIEPRGRDVERLQIENFFDESTMSLHLKVGVKPYAKKGSIGDMHYQPIRDDIATESELRQYADDIEDAARSSPDGFFELSEPGMDIVQFRDLRIAIARPPFSDAMEITAVRPIVKTDLDDYDHADELRERFTEHQRGVLISGSPGAGKSTFAQAVGEFLVDADYSVKTMEKPRDLQVGPNITQYTALGGSMEKTADSLLMVRPDYTIYDEVRKTDDFEVFADMRMAGVGMVGVVHATRAVDALQRLIGRVELGLIPQIVDTVVYIEAGEVHTVYDVSTEVKVPQGLMEEDLARPVIVVKDFETGRPEYEIYTFNRQVVTVPLNEDEDEPDSGVDRLAKQEVEREIRSIARGHVEVELRGPNTAVVWVDDDDISQVIGKGGGRISDVENRLGIDIDVRTFADRPTGPSGGPETDSGGKPGEIVTPEVTSRHVIVPLDGHAGDTVEVQADGEYLFTATVSRGGEIQVSRGSGIAEELERAIDRGMTITVVPS, via the coding sequence ATGGAAATCGTACCGGACACGAGCGTGGTCATCGACGGCCGCGTGTCCGCCCAGATAGCGGCCGACGCCGCTCCCGAGGGAGAGGCGGACGGCATGGGATTCGCTGGCGCGACGGTCATCGTCCCCGAGGCCGTCGTCGGCGAACTCGAAGCACAGGCCAACGACGGTCGCGACACCGGGTGGGAGGGACTGGAAGAACTCCAGCGCCTCGTCGACCTCGCCGACGAGGGCACCGTCGACCTGGAGTACGTCGGCCGCCGCCCCGACGCCGTCGAGAAACGCGACGCGGGCGAGGGCGAGATAGACGCGCTCATCCGCGACGTGGCCCAGAATCGGGGGGCGACGCTCGTCACCAGCGACGACGTACAGGCAGAGGTCGCCCGCGCGAAGGGGCTGAAAGTCGAGTACATCGAACCGCGGGGTCGCGACGTGGAGCGCCTCCAGATAGAGAATTTCTTCGACGAGTCGACGATGAGCCTCCACCTGAAGGTGGGCGTCAAGCCCTACGCGAAGAAGGGCTCTATCGGCGACATGCACTATCAGCCGATTCGGGACGACATCGCCACCGAGTCGGAACTGCGGCAGTACGCCGACGACATCGAGGACGCGGCCCGGTCCTCGCCCGACGGCTTCTTCGAACTCTCCGAACCGGGGATGGACATCGTGCAGTTCCGGGACCTGCGTATCGCCATCGCCCGACCGCCGTTCTCGGACGCGATGGAGATTACGGCGGTGCGACCCATCGTCAAGACCGACTTAGACGACTACGACCACGCCGACGAACTCCGCGAGCGATTCACCGAACACCAGCGCGGCGTCCTCATCTCCGGGTCGCCCGGGGCCGGGAAGTCGACGTTCGCACAGGCCGTCGGGGAGTTCCTCGTCGACGCCGACTACTCGGTGAAGACGATGGAGAAACCGCGGGACCTGCAGGTCGGCCCGAACATCACCCAGTACACCGCGCTGGGCGGGTCGATGGAGAAGACGGCCGACTCGCTGCTGATGGTCCGGCCGGACTACACCATCTACGACGAGGTTCGCAAGACCGACGACTTCGAGGTGTTCGCCGACATGCGGATGGCGGGCGTCGGAATGGTCGGCGTCGTCCACGCAACGCGGGCCGTCGACGCCCTCCAGCGACTCATCGGCCGCGTCGAGTTGGGCCTCATCCCGCAAATCGTCGACACCGTCGTCTACATCGAGGCCGGTGAGGTCCACACGGTGTACGACGTTTCGACGGAGGTGAAGGTCCCGCAGGGCCTCATGGAGGAGGACCTCGCGCGCCCGGTCATCGTCGTCAAGGACTTCGAGACCGGCCGCCCCGAGTACGAAATCTACACGTTCAACCGGCAGGTCGTCACCGTCCCGCTGAACGAGGACGAGGACGAACCGGATTCGGGCGTCGACCGCCTCGCGAAACAGGAGGTCGAACGCGAGATTCGCTCCATCGCCCGCGGCCACGTCGAAGTCGAACTCCGCGGCCCCAACACCGCCGTCGTGTGGGTCGATGACGACGATATCTCGCAGGTTATCGGGAAGGGCGGCGGCCGTATCTCCGACGTGGAGAACCGCCTCGGTATCGACATCGACGTGCGGACCTTCGCCGACCGACCGACCGGCCCCTCCGGCGGCCCGGAGACCGACAGCGGCGGCAAGCCGGGCGAAATCGTCACGCCCGAAGTGACCTCGCGGCACGTCATCGTCCCGCTCGACGGCCATGCGGGCGACACCGTCGAGGTGCAGGCCGACGGCGAGTACCTCTTTACCGCCACCGTCTCCCGCGGCGGCGAGATTCAGGTCTCCCGCGGGTCGGGCATCGCCGAGGAACTGGAGCGAGCAATCGACCGCGGAATGACGATTACCGTCGTCCCGTCGTAG